Proteins from a genomic interval of Zingiber officinale cultivar Zhangliang chromosome 1B, Zo_v1.1, whole genome shotgun sequence:
- the LOC121972361 gene encoding UBP1-associated protein 2B-like: MATKKRKVDQEGELLSAASDPLPPPVLYTPALASDEEDADGDDDEVGNFLETFSRDQLVTLLSFAAESDGATLAEIRRTADLDPSHRKLFVHGLDWETTAEGLRSAFARYGDIDDCRVIFDKVSGRSKGYGFVLFCHRSSARRALRRPQKLIDSRMASCQLASSGPAPNPQNSAQNHSNFNTGPSVATYQDNVARKIYVGNVNCDVDGGRLLAFFSQYGEIEEGPIGFDRHTGKPKGYALFVYRTVDGAMRALEEPNKNFEGIVLQCERGNDRSKGTQYHNAAAPLNVAPSTGTLSGPGYTMPVADTGLAQQAAMMGQGLLGMGGAQAFGQAMQSNAAMLALLTAAGQNPAAFGITPNVLSSLNPAFATAFGATGSQQTAPTLPQMAQVPNYGVVNSGYQGSAGFQGSAGFQGSPGFQGPPGFQGPPGYQSNQSVAQQAPGGGSSYPTGATPMSRRSTGSMGGYGQF; the protein is encoded by the coding sequence ATGGCTACCAAGAAGCGCAAGGTCGACCAAGAGGGCGAGCTCCTCTCCGCCGCCTCGGATCCCCTTCCGCCGCCCGTCCTCTACACCCCTGCTCTCGCCTCCGACGAGGAGGACGCCGACGGCGATGATGACGAAGTGGGTAATTTTCTGGAGACGTTCTCCCGTGACCAGCTCGTTACCCTCCTCAGCTTCGCTGCGGAATCCGATGGCGCTACCCTGGCCGAGATCCGCCGCACCGCTGACCTAGATCCCTCGCACCGCAAGCTCTTTGTCCACGGGCTCGACTGGGAAACCACCGCCGAGGGCCTTCGCTCCGCGTTTGCCCGCTACGGAGACATTGATGACTGCCGCGTCATCTTTGACAAGGTCAGTGGCCGATCCAAGGGATATGGTTTTGTTCTATTCTGTCACCGGAGCTCCGCACGCCGCGCCCTCCGCCGCCCGCAGAAGCTAATTGACAGCCGCATGGCCTCCTGCCAACTCGCATCTTCTGGCCCCGCGCCCAATCCCCAAAATTCTGCCCAGAACCACTCGAACTTTAACACTGGCCCTAGTGTTGCCACTTATCAGGATAACGTCGCGAGGAAGATCTATGTAGGAAACGTTAATTGTGACGTCGATGGTGGCCGTCTCCTTGCCTTTTTCTCCCAGTATGGTGAGATCGAGGAGGGCCCTATTGGCTTTGATCGGCATACAGGGAAGCCCAAAGGCTACGCTTTATTTGTCTATAGGACGGTGGATGGCGCCATGAGAGCCCTCGAGGAGCCAAATAAGAATTTTGAGGGAATAGTTCTTCAATGTGAGAGAGGTAATGACAGAAGTAAGGGGACACAATATCATAATGCAGCAGCTCCACTCAATGTAGCACCGAGTACAGGAACTCTGAGTGGTCCTGGTTATACTATGCCTGTAGCAGACACTGGGTTAGCACAACAAGCTGCAATGATGGGGCAGGGTCTTCTTGGCATGGGCGGGGCACAAGCGTTTGGGCAGGCTATGCAATCAAATGCTGCAATGCTTGCTCTACTGACAGCTGCTGGGCAGAATCCAGCAGCTTTTGGAATCACACCTAATGTGCTTAGTTCTTTGAACCCTGCTTTTGCAACTGCTTTTGGTGCAACAGGGAGCCAGCAGACGGCACCCACTTTACCTCAGATGGCACAGGTGCCAAACTATGGGGTCGTAAATTCTGGGTATCAGGGATCTGCAGGTTTTCAGGGATCTGCAGGCTTTCAGGGTTCACCAGGGTTTCAAGGGCCTCCAGGGTTTCAGGGTCCTCCAGGCTATCAGAGCAATCAGTCTGTCGCTCAACAAGCACCCGGAGGTGGCAGCTCTTACCCAACAGGGGCAACTCCAATGTCAAGGCGATCGACTGGATCAATGGGCGGATATGGACAATTTTAG
- the LOC121972385 gene encoding leucine aminopeptidase 1-like, producing the protein MATAAVATASLLAASRLSHAASSSSFACPRRYPAAILCFVRLQRRSSSNVFRRRFCRMGHSAAAAAAAATSASLGLTKPNAVEIPQIIFAAKEVDSVEWEGDILTVAVSENDMKKDQDSKFVNLILKKLDEKLSGLLAEASAEEDFSGKSGQSTVLRLPGLGFKRIGLLGLGSSSSKVSAYRGIGEAVAAVAKVAQASNAAVCLASSDGLSEESKVIAASAIASGTVLGVFEDNRFKSDTKKPLLKTVDIIGFGSGSELDQKLKYATDVCSGVIFGIELVNAPANVLTPGVMAEEASKIAASYSDVLTATILDVEQCKELKMGSYLGVAAASSNAPHFIHLCYKPPGGDVKRKLAIVGKGLTFDSGGYNIKTGPGCSIELMKFDMGGAAAALGTAKALGQIKPPGVEVHFIVAACENMISGAGMRPGDILTASNGKTIEVNNTDAEGRLTLADALVYACNQGIEKVVDLATLTGACVVALGPNIAGFFSPNDDLAKEIDAAAEATGEKFWRMPLEESYWESMKSGVADMVNTGGRQGGAITAALFLKQFVDEKVQWLHIDMAGPVWNDKKRAATGFGVSTLVEWVLKNSQ; encoded by the exons ATGGCAACGGCTGCGGTGGCCACTGCATCGCTCCTCGCAGCATCTCGTCTCTCCCACGccgcttcttcctcctcctttgcttgCCCTCGCCGTTACCCCGCCGCGATCCTCTGCTTCGTACGGCTTCAACGCCGCTCTTCATCTAACGTCTTCCGTCGCCGGTTCTGTCGTATGGGTcactccgccgccgccgccgccgccgccgccacgaGCGCTAGTCTCGGCCTGACCAAGCCCAACGCCGTGGAGATCCCTCAG ATTATATTTGCTGCCAAGGAGGTTGATTCTGTAGAATGGGAAGGAGACATACTTACGGTGGCTGTATCAGAGAATGACATGAAAAAAGATCAAGATTCCAAATTTGTGAATTTAATCTTGAAGAAACTGGATGAAAAGCTTAGTGGTCTTTTGGCAGAAGCTTCAGCAGAGGAAGATTTCAGTGGAAAGTCTGGCCAATCTACAGTTCTCAGGCTACCTGGGTTGGGTTTCAAAAGGATAGGCTTACTTGGGCTTGGGTCTTCCTCATCCAAAGTGTCTGCTTATAGAGGCATTGGAGAAGCTGTTGCAGCAGTGGCAAAGGTTGCACAAGCAAGTAATGCTGCTGTGTGTCTTGCATCATCAGATGGGCTGTCGGAAGAATCAAAAGTAATAGCTGCTTCAGCCATTGCATCAG GAACTGTGCTTGGAGTGTTTGAAGACAACAGATTTAAGTCAGACACCAAGAAGCCATTGCTTAAGACAGTGGACATCATTGGTTTTGGTTCTGGATCAGAGTTGGACCAGAAACTAAAGTACGCAACTGATGTCTGCTCCGGAGTGATTTTTGGTATAGAGCTTGTAAATGCACCTGCAAATGTGCTAACTCCCG GTGTAATGGCTGAAGAGGCTTCAAAGATTGCCGCATCATATAGTGATGTTCTTACTGCAACAATATTAGATGTTGAACAATGCAAAGAATTGAAGATGGGATCATATTTAGGTGTTGCTGCTGCTTCTTCTAACGCTCCTCATTTTATCCACTTATGCTATAAGCCTCCTGGCGGTGATGTAAAGAGAAAATTGGCAATTGTTGGGAAGGGTTTGACGTTTGACAG TGGTGGTTACAACATCAAGACTGGACCAGGCTGTTCAATTGAGCTCATGAAATTTGATATGGGAGGTGCTGCAGCTGCTCTTGGTACTGCTAAAGCCTTGGGGCAAATTAAACCTCCTGGTGTAGAG GTTCATTTTATTGTGGCTGCTTGTGAAAATATGATTAGTGGCGCAGGCATGAGACCAGGTGATATTCTCACTGCTTCAAATGGGAAGACTATTGAG GTCAACAATACTGATGCAGAAGGACGGCTCACACTTGCGGATGCTTTGGTTTATGCGTGTAACCAAGGCATCGAAAAG GTTGTTGATCTAGCAACACTAACCGGTGCCTGTGTAGTTGCCCTTGGACCCAACATTGCCG GTTTCTTCTCTCCCAATGACGATCTGGCCAAGGAGATTGATGCTGCGGCCGAGGCTACGGGAGAGAAGTTCTGGAGGATGCCTTTGGAGGAAAGCTATTGGGAGTCCATGAAATCAGGAGTCGCTGACATGGTGAACACTGGAGGTCGCCAAGGCGGCGCTATAACGGCCGCTTTGTTCCTGAAACAG TTTGTCGACGAGAAGGTTCAGTGGCTTCACATCGACATGGCAGGACCTGTGTGGAATGATAAGAAACGCGCAGCGACTGGATTTGGTGTGTCTACTTTGGTTGAATGGGTTTTGAAGAACTCTCAATAA